In the Aliarcobacter cryaerophilus genome, one interval contains:
- a CDS encoding HpcH/HpaI aldolase/citrate lyase family protein, with amino-acid sequence MTHPKEALFESGKSLPIIPTCEHFAGSEKLILKGFEMQKKLGPVFDITCDCEDGAETGKEVEHANMIVRVVNSDANPYGMAGTRIHDHSHPDWRQDVDILVNGAGEKLAYITLPKSTCYEDAKTQIEYIQAVAKKAGIKREIPIHVLIETHGALQDVEKIATLPWLQVLDFGLMDFVSGYQGAIPAINMRSPGQFDHRLIGAAKARVAQAAIQNCVIPCHNVTLDLKNPYQTYKDAERARNEFGFMRMWSIYPTQVQAIVDAMKPDFTELEAAQNILIKAQDAEWGPIQYDGELHDRATYRYFWELVQRAKYSGVKLMEEAEKRFFA; translated from the coding sequence ATGACACACCCAAAAGAAGCTTTATTTGAATCTGGTAAATCTTTACCAATTATTCCAACTTGTGAACACTTTGCAGGAAGCGAAAAGCTAATCCTAAAAGGTTTTGAAATGCAAAAAAAACTTGGACCTGTTTTTGATATTACTTGTGATTGTGAAGATGGTGCTGAAACTGGAAAAGAGGTTGAGCATGCTAATATGATTGTTAGAGTTGTAAACTCTGATGCAAACCCTTATGGTATGGCAGGAACAAGAATCCATGACCACTCTCATCCAGATTGGAGACAAGATGTTGATATTTTAGTAAATGGTGCTGGTGAAAAATTAGCATATATTACTTTACCAAAATCAACTTGCTATGAAGATGCTAAAACTCAAATTGAGTATATTCAAGCTGTTGCAAAAAAAGCTGGAATTAAAAGAGAGATTCCAATTCACGTACTTATAGAGACTCATGGAGCTCTACAAGATGTTGAAAAAATTGCAACTTTACCTTGGCTACAAGTTTTAGATTTTGGTCTAATGGATTTTGTAAGTGGATATCAAGGAGCAATTCCAGCAATTAATATGAGAAGTCCAGGTCAATTTGATCACAGATTAATTGGAGCTGCAAAAGCAAGAGTTGCACAAGCTGCTATTCAAAACTGCGTAATTCCTTGTCACAATGTAACTTTAGATTTAAAAAATCCATACCAAACATACAAAGATGCAGAAAGAGCTAGAAATGAGTTTGGATTTATGAGAATGTGGTCAATTTACCCAACACAAGTTCAAGCTATTGTTGATGCTATGAAACCTGATTTTACAGAACTTGAAGCAGCACAAAATATTTTAATTAAAGCTCAAGATGCTGAGTGGGGACCAATTCAATATGATGGTGAGTTACACGATAGAGCAACTTATAGATACTTCTGGGAATTAGTTCAAAGAGCTAAATATTCTGGTGTTAAATTAATGGAAGAAGCAGAAAAAAGATTTTTTGCCTAA
- a CDS encoding fumarate hydratase, translating into MSKKITEQDIIDSVASACQFISFYHPEDFVKGMVEAYENEKSDAAKNAIGQILINSKMCAMGHRPLCQDTGSVNIFVKVGLKANLDITKNLEDLLNEGVAKGYTDPDNTLRYSVVADPAGKRTNTKNNTPAVIHVSVDNSDKLDITVAAKGGGSENKSKFTVLNPSDSIYDWVMSNVKDMGAGWCPPGILGIGIGGNPEKAMLLAKESLMGHVDIHELKARGAQTPLEELRLKLYEDINKLGIGAQGLGGLTTVLDVKILDYPCHAASLPVAMIPNCAATRHIHFELDGNGPAKFEKPSLDLWPDIKLPMDTIKRVNIEDLTKENLSQFKSGDTLLLSGKILTARDAAHKKIVEYKNAGKPLPNGVDLKDKFIYYVGPVDPVKGEVVGPAGPTTSTRMDKFTKDMMEIGIMGMIGKGERKQPTIDLIKEYKSIYLIATGGAAYLIAQSIKGAKTLAFEELGMEAIYEFEVKDMPVTVAVDTEGNSIHTTGPAKWRTINK; encoded by the coding sequence ATGAGTAAAAAAATCACAGAACAAGATATTATTGATTCAGTTGCAAGTGCCTGTCAATTTATATCTTTTTATCATCCAGAAGATTTTGTAAAAGGTATGGTTGAAGCTTATGAAAATGAAAAAAGTGATGCAGCAAAAAATGCAATTGGACAAATTTTAATTAACTCAAAAATGTGTGCTATGGGACATAGACCACTATGTCAAGATACAGGAAGTGTTAATATTTTTGTAAAAGTTGGTTTAAAAGCAAACCTAGATATTACAAAAAATTTAGAAGATTTATTAAACGAAGGTGTTGCAAAAGGTTATACAGATCCTGATAATACTTTAAGATACTCAGTTGTAGCTGATCCTGCTGGAAAAAGAACAAATACAAAAAATAATACTCCAGCAGTAATTCATGTAAGTGTTGATAACTCTGATAAACTTGATATTACAGTTGCAGCAAAAGGTGGAGGAAGTGAAAACAAATCTAAATTTACTGTTTTAAATCCAAGTGATAGTATTTATGATTGGGTTATGTCAAATGTAAAAGATATGGGTGCGGGATGGTGTCCTCCTGGAATTTTAGGAATTGGAATTGGTGGAAATCCTGAAAAAGCAATGCTACTTGCAAAAGAGTCTTTAATGGGACATGTTGATATTCATGAACTAAAAGCAAGAGGTGCTCAAACTCCACTTGAAGAGTTAAGACTTAAACTTTATGAAGATATCAATAAACTTGGAATTGGAGCTCAAGGTCTTGGTGGATTAACAACTGTTTTAGATGTTAAAATTTTAGATTATCCATGTCATGCTGCTTCTTTACCTGTTGCTATGATTCCAAACTGTGCAGCAACAAGACATATTCACTTTGAATTAGATGGAAATGGACCTGCTAAATTTGAAAAACCGTCTTTAGATCTTTGGCCAGATATTAAACTTCCAATGGATACTATTAAAAGAGTAAATATTGAAGATTTAACAAAAGAGAATTTATCTCAATTTAAATCTGGTGATACTTTATTATTATCTGGAAAAATTTTAACAGCACGTGATGCTGCTCATAAAAAAATAGTTGAATACAAAAATGCTGGAAAACCTCTTCCAAATGGTGTTGATTTAAAAGATAAATTCATCTACTACGTTGGACCAGTTGATCCAGTAAAAGGTGAAGTTGTAGGACCAGCAGGACCAACAACATCTACAAGAATGGATAAATTTACAAAAGATATGATGGAAATTGGAATTATGGGAATGATTGGAAAAGGTGAGAGAAAACAACCAACAATCGATTTAATAAAAGAGTACAAATCTATCTATCTTATAGCAACTGGAGGAGCTGCTTATTTAATTGCTCAATCAATTAAGGGTGCAAAAACTTTAGCATTTGAAGAGCTTGGAATGGAAGCTATTTATGAATTTGAAGTAAAAGATATGCCTGTAACTGTTGCTGTTGATACAGAAGGAAACTCTATTCATACAACAGGACCTGCTAAATGGAGAACTATTAATAAATAG
- a CDS encoding DUF5718 family protein, with protein MNLIEDLKDYLGFAVAGNFANHLGEAGEADEFSVIETKEKDAPKGMFPFYIKGHDSFLGTYPICDEVILTHGREDDKLQVEAEVALICDFVYENEKLIDIVPKYFSAFNDCSLRFQDGSKLSTKKNWGEKTKGISQDIIPIDDFSEKGILGKYHISSFIKRDGIVYDYGTTSSVKSYSYFFEKLKDWMIDILNCQEDCGPLEELGQFLKYAHNSKGIVIAAGATAYTDFGKKNFLKKGDEIFVYVYNAHAHSFQDIMNDMCGMDIYLGQCSKLHQIVK; from the coding sequence ATGAATTTAATAGAAGATTTAAAAGATTATTTAGGTTTTGCAGTTGCTGGAAACTTTGCAAATCATTTAGGAGAAGCTGGAGAAGCTGATGAGTTTTCTGTAATTGAAACAAAAGAGAAAGATGCACCAAAAGGTATGTTTCCATTTTATATAAAAGGTCATGATAGTTTTTTAGGAACTTACCCTATTTGTGATGAAGTCATATTAACTCATGGAAGAGAAGATGATAAATTACAAGTTGAAGCAGAGGTTGCTTTAATTTGTGATTTCGTATATGAAAATGAAAAGTTAATAGATATTGTTCCAAAATATTTTAGTGCTTTTAATGATTGTTCATTAAGATTTCAAGATGGAAGCAAACTTAGCACTAAAAAAAATTGGGGAGAAAAAACTAAAGGTATTTCTCAAGATATAATTCCTATAGATGATTTTAGTGAAAAAGGAATTTTAGGAAAATATCATATCTCTTCTTTTATAAAAAGAGATGGGATAGTATATGATTATGGAACAACTAGTTCAGTTAAATCATATAGCTATTTTTTTGAAAAGTTAAAAGATTGGATGATTGATATCTTAAATTGCCAAGAAGATTGTGGACCTCTTGAAGAGTTAGGACAGTTTTTGAAATATGCACACAATTCAAAAGGTATTGTAATAGCTGCAGGTGCAACAGCATATACAGATTTTGGTAAGAAAAACTTCTTGAAAAAAGGTGATGAGATTTTTGTATATGTTTACAATGCACATGCTCATAGTTTTCAAGATATTATGAATGATATGTGTGGAATGGATATATATTTAGGACAATGTTCAAAGCTACACCAAATAGTAAAATAG